A genomic segment from Nitratiruptor sp. YY08-10 encodes:
- a CDS encoding nitrate- and nitrite sensing domain-containing protein, translating to MGLKNRLRLISLIPILLLLILSSYVVYTSYEQYNQTKQLKTRITINKSLESLMKEIAKERGMTSIFLGSNGKKLKSSLKAQRKVVDKKFAELHTVAAAYPQLSKELKPIFAAAKMLPHIRKQIDSLKIDYKKAFFDFYTKTLNQSIYYLISKVNNYSLNPEITSYISNYLLFVNSKEYSGLERGFLSYVLTKYIPMNDEYLKEWMKLLGKADGFLSFNVANQNVQKQLEKIVRSEDVQEILDDVMQSRVEIDRAVNDGLYPVDPTLWFNLLSEKIDTIQQLENILKKHMYATIENVSEQNLLTLLIAAGVWILSLILAIIGFLFARDITGNIKRLESILRKVAEAETIKDENSDVESKINLDTTQGINAAYELLETALKKAQDAKTAAEEASHAKSMFLANMSHEIRTPLNGIIGFTDLLKNTELTPEQREFVNIIEKSSENLLEIINAILDLSKIESKKIEIENIVFNPIEEFENAIEVYAPRAAEKDINFALFVDPHLNKPLKGDPTKIKEVLINLISNAIKFTDRGGNVTVEIRKLKEYNERAEIYFEVRDTGIGIPEEKQKQIFEAFSQADSSVTRKFGGTGLGLTISSEFVKLMGGQLNLESEVGKGTKFFFTLVLEEVPALTESLENRFNGVRVAYYIKNSMPKDHDLFIKEYLQYLGAKFVVFENLKELINHKTNYDFTMIDFDYINENSLKNFFVRDIPVALVTKVTYKKKVESFENQLMKLLFEPVNYTKTVQTLKEYIENYKSKLQSGEQETLEFTGNEKFAAKALVAEDNTINQKLIKKTLEDLGLTVDLANNGLEAFEKRKNGNYDIIFMDIQMPIMDGVEATHEILEYEEESNQPHIPIIALTAHALKGDRERYINEGMDEYITKPLIKNELVAILKKFLKDKIVTEKKPEQKPKSQTAPKEEKLEIVQAEKQPILVCKKTNLEAKLLSKFVEDLDFEAVTASDFESCYEKMQSGDFAVAMIDYDFENFDYEKLKSLKNQTGIKLVLFAEDHEAVQDPEQIFDIIYDDIVNKAKVANILEKLDLIKGVTA from the coding sequence ATGGGATTGAAAAACAGACTCAGACTGATCAGTTTGATACCAATCTTGCTTCTTTTGATTCTATCATCGTATGTCGTATACACTTCATATGAACAATACAATCAAACAAAGCAGCTAAAAACTCGCATCACCATCAATAAATCGCTCGAATCATTAATGAAAGAGATTGCAAAAGAACGTGGTATGACTTCCATTTTTTTGGGAAGCAACGGGAAAAAGCTCAAATCCTCGCTCAAAGCACAGCGAAAAGTTGTTGATAAAAAATTTGCAGAACTCCATACCGTTGCAGCAGCTTACCCTCAATTGTCAAAAGAACTCAAACCTATATTTGCAGCTGCAAAAATGTTGCCACACATTAGAAAACAGATAGATTCTCTTAAAATCGATTACAAGAAAGCCTTTTTTGATTTTTATACCAAAACGCTCAATCAATCTATCTACTATCTGATTTCTAAAGTAAACAACTATTCATTGAATCCAGAGATAACTTCATATATCTCCAATTATCTTCTATTTGTAAATTCCAAAGAGTATTCGGGTTTAGAACGCGGATTTCTTTCCTATGTACTCACCAAATACATTCCAATGAATGACGAGTATCTGAAAGAGTGGATGAAACTGTTGGGGAAAGCGGATGGATTTCTCAGTTTCAACGTTGCAAATCAGAATGTGCAGAAGCAGCTGGAAAAGATAGTACGATCCGAAGATGTACAAGAGATTTTGGATGATGTTATGCAAAGTCGTGTTGAAATCGACAGAGCCGTAAACGACGGTCTCTATCCTGTTGACCCGACATTATGGTTCAACCTTTTATCAGAAAAAATCGATACGATCCAGCAGTTAGAAAACATTCTCAAAAAACATATGTATGCAACTATAGAAAATGTTTCCGAACAAAATCTCTTAACCCTTCTTATTGCCGCCGGAGTCTGGATACTTTCACTCATCTTGGCAATCATTGGATTTTTGTTTGCTAGAGACATCACCGGAAACATCAAACGGCTCGAATCCATTTTGCGAAAAGTTGCTGAAGCAGAAACCATCAAAGATGAAAACTCCGATGTCGAATCAAAAATCAACCTCGACACGACTCAGGGTATCAATGCTGCTTACGAACTTTTGGAAACAGCACTCAAGAAAGCGCAAGACGCAAAAACGGCAGCAGAAGAGGCAAGCCATGCAAAAAGTATGTTTCTTGCCAATATGTCGCATGAAATCAGAACACCTTTAAATGGTATCATAGGTTTCACCGACCTTTTGAAAAATACAGAACTGACTCCGGAACAACGAGAGTTTGTCAATATTATTGAGAAAAGTTCTGAAAACTTACTTGAGATCATCAATGCAATCTTGGATCTCTCAAAAATTGAAAGCAAAAAAATTGAAATCGAAAATATTGTCTTTAACCCGATTGAAGAGTTTGAAAACGCGATCGAAGTATATGCTCCAAGAGCCGCGGAAAAAGATATCAACTTCGCACTTTTTGTCGATCCTCATCTAAACAAACCTCTCAAAGGAGATCCGACAAAAATCAAAGAGGTTTTGATCAACCTCATCAGTAACGCCATCAAGTTTACCGATCGTGGCGGCAACGTTACAGTAGAGATACGAAAACTCAAAGAGTACAATGAACGTGCCGAGATCTATTTTGAAGTACGCGATACAGGAATAGGTATTCCTGAAGAGAAACAAAAACAGATATTCGAAGCGTTTTCACAAGCCGATTCAAGTGTGACAAGGAAATTTGGTGGAACGGGGCTTGGTCTCACTATCTCCAGTGAGTTTGTCAAACTTATGGGGGGACAGCTCAATCTTGAAAGTGAAGTTGGAAAAGGAACTAAATTCTTCTTCACGCTTGTCCTTGAGGAGGTCCCCGCACTGACAGAGTCGTTGGAAAACAGATTCAATGGAGTACGAGTAGCATACTATATCAAAAACAGCATGCCAAAAGATCATGATCTTTTCATCAAAGAGTATTTGCAATACCTTGGAGCGAAATTTGTTGTGTTTGAAAATCTTAAAGAGTTGATCAACCACAAAACAAATTATGATTTTACAATGATCGATTTTGACTATATCAATGAAAATAGTCTGAAAAATTTCTTTGTACGAGACATACCTGTCGCTTTGGTCACGAAGGTAACATACAAGAAAAAAGTGGAAAGTTTCGAGAATCAGCTTATGAAGTTGCTGTTTGAACCGGTCAACTACACAAAAACGGTTCAGACTTTGAAAGAATATATCGAAAACTATAAGTCCAAACTGCAATCTGGTGAGCAAGAGACTCTAGAATTTACCGGCAATGAAAAATTTGCGGCAAAAGCACTTGTAGCCGAGGATAACACCATCAATCAAAAGCTCATCAAAAAAACATTGGAAGATCTCGGTTTGACAGTGGATCTGGCAAATAACGGGCTGGAAGCATTTGAAAAAAGAAAAAATGGAAACTACGACATCATCTTCATGGATATCCAAATGCCTATCATGGATGGAGTAGAGGCAACACATGAAATTTTGGAATATGAAGAGGAGAGCAATCAACCACATATTCCGATCATAGCACTTACTGCCCACGCACTCAAAGGGGATCGCGAACGCTATATCAATGAAGGTATGGACGAATACATCACAAAACCTCTCATTAAAAATGAACTGGTGGCTATTTTGAAAAAATTTCTCAAAGACAAAATCGTAACCGAGAAAAAACCAGAACAAAAGCCAAAGTCCCAAACAGCTCCCAAAGAAGAGAAGTTAGAAATCGTCCAAGCAGAAAAACAACCGATTCTTGTATGCAAAAAGACAAATCTCGAAGCAAAACTTCTTAGCAAATTTGTTGAAGACCTAGATTTTGAAGCTGTCACTGCATCTGACTTTGAGAGTTGCTATGAAAAGATGCAAAGTGGAGACTTTGCCGTTGCAATGATCGATTATGATTTTGAAAATTTCGATTATGAAAAACTGAAATCATTGAAAAACCAAACCGGCATCAAGCTTGTCCTTTTTGCCGAGGATCATGAGGCAGTACAGGATCCAGAACAGATTTTTGATATCATTTACGATGATATCGTCAATAAAGCAAAAGTTGCTAATATTTTAGAAAAACTTGATCTGATCAAAGGTGTAACTGCATGA
- a CDS encoding PleD family two-component system response regulator produces the protein MKKIKILVVDDDFINLKLLKTMMMKQDFVEEVYEAKNGIEAIDTLRDKKDIDIVLLDIIMPMMDGLETLKIMRSDEELKHIPVIVLTTDETKKSEALSLGANDFLNKPIRENQLVEKIKTFTQL, from the coding sequence ATGAAAAAGATAAAAATACTCGTTGTTGATGATGACTTCATCAACTTAAAACTTTTGAAAACCATGATGATGAAACAAGATTTCGTTGAAGAGGTGTATGAAGCAAAAAATGGTATCGAAGCGATTGATACATTACGAGACAAAAAAGATATCGACATCGTTTTGCTCGATATCATTATGCCGATGATGGACGGCTTGGAAACATTGAAAATCATGCGTTCAGACGAGGAACTAAAACATATTCCCGTCATCGTTCTGACAACAGACGAAACGAAAAAAAGCGAAGCGTTGAGTTTAGGCGCAAACGACTTTTTGAACAAACCTATACGGGAAAATCAGCTTGTTGAAAAGATAAAAACATTTACCCAGCTTTAA
- the lon gene encoding endopeptidase La encodes MNLSDYSSFPTTLPIIVEDDIFLYPFMISPIFINDEANIAAAEKALQENSLILVAPSKEGHEGERNFDAIYPVGVIGSIMRKVSLPDGRVKLLFQGLARGKILEPVSKAPMQAVVDIIESKPYNEIKVDALLEVLREKIKTLAHVNSSFPQDLVKTIEENHEPNRIADLVSSVLKLKKERAYEMFVEEDVEKRLMLLIDAITEEIEQSKLQREIKSKVSSRLEQANREYFLKEQLKQIQKELGVDTQKEEEVEEYRKKLEKIKDFLTQEAFKEIKKQIDRYARMHPDSAEAVVIQTYLDWVLEVPFGKYSKKKLDIKDVERELDKDHYGLEKPKERIVEYFAVKELMELRGIKKEKGSGAILCFAGPPGIGKTSLANSIATALKRPLVRIALGGLEDVSELRGHRRTYIGAMPGRIVQGLIDAKEMDPVMVLDEIDKVGRSMRGDPTSVLLEILDPEQNTHFRDYYLNFSIDLSNVIFIATANDIGYIPAPLRDRMEFIFLSSYTPNEKLEIAKRYLIPQEIKKHGLKRSELSISKPALEAIIEKYTREAGVRNLRRRIADIVRKAAKELLENPDLHKVSVSLKNLNKYLEKPVFEIEAIEKEPQIGVVNGLAWTAVGGDVLKIESIKIKGKGGLQLTGSLGDVMKESARIAYSVVKVLIDQGKIEIDQEVIPKTAKEREEKVKVDPSEVYRRYDIHLHIPEGATPKDGPSAGITMATSIASLLSERRVRNDVAMTGELTLTGKVLPIGGLKEKLIAAYKAKIKKVLIPRKNYDRDLDEIPAEVLSSMDIVPVSNIEEVLKEAII; translated from the coding sequence ATGAATTTAAGTGATTACAGCTCTTTTCCGACAACTCTTCCTATTATAGTCGAAGATGATATCTTTTTATATCCATTCATGATTTCACCGATATTTATTAATGACGAAGCAAACATAGCTGCAGCCGAAAAAGCGCTGCAAGAGAATAGCTTGATTCTTGTCGCACCCTCAAAAGAGGGACACGAAGGAGAAAGAAATTTCGATGCGATCTACCCGGTAGGGGTTATCGGATCCATTATGAGAAAAGTGAGTTTGCCTGATGGCAGAGTGAAACTTCTTTTTCAAGGACTTGCAAGAGGGAAAATTTTAGAACCTGTTTCCAAAGCTCCTATGCAAGCCGTTGTAGATATCATCGAATCAAAACCCTACAACGAAATCAAGGTAGATGCGCTTCTTGAGGTTCTTCGAGAAAAGATTAAGACATTGGCTCATGTTAATAGCTCTTTCCCGCAAGATCTTGTAAAAACCATTGAAGAGAATCATGAACCAAACCGTATCGCCGATCTTGTGAGTTCTGTTTTGAAACTGAAAAAAGAGCGTGCATACGAGATGTTTGTGGAAGAGGATGTGGAGAAGCGTTTGATGCTTCTTATCGATGCTATCACAGAAGAGATCGAACAGAGTAAGTTGCAGCGTGAAATTAAAAGCAAAGTGAGTTCACGACTCGAGCAGGCCAACAGAGAATATTTTTTGAAGGAGCAGCTCAAGCAGATTCAAAAAGAGCTGGGTGTAGATACGCAAAAAGAGGAAGAGGTCGAGGAGTATCGCAAAAAGCTGGAAAAAATAAAAGATTTTTTGACTCAAGAAGCCTTTAAAGAGATCAAAAAGCAGATTGACAGATATGCCAGGATGCATCCGGACAGTGCCGAAGCTGTCGTAATTCAGACCTATCTGGACTGGGTATTGGAAGTTCCTTTTGGAAAGTACTCCAAGAAAAAACTCGATATCAAAGATGTGGAGCGAGAGCTTGATAAAGACCATTACGGGCTTGAAAAACCGAAAGAACGGATTGTAGAATATTTTGCTGTTAAAGAGCTTATGGAACTAAGAGGGATAAAGAAAGAGAAGGGCAGCGGTGCGATTCTTTGTTTTGCGGGACCTCCTGGGATTGGGAAAACAAGTCTTGCGAATTCCATTGCAACTGCATTGAAACGTCCATTGGTTCGAATCGCCCTTGGTGGTTTGGAAGATGTGAGCGAACTTCGAGGACATAGGAGGACATATATCGGTGCAATGCCCGGACGGATTGTACAAGGATTGATCGATGCAAAAGAGATGGATCCGGTGATGGTTCTCGATGAGATCGACAAAGTGGGGCGCAGTATGAGAGGAGATCCCACATCGGTTCTTCTTGAGATTTTGGACCCCGAACAAAATACGCACTTTAGAGACTATTATCTCAATTTCAGTATTGATCTAAGCAATGTCATATTTATCGCGACGGCCAATGATATCGGCTATATACCGGCGCCGCTTCGAGACAGAATGGAGTTCATTTTTCTTAGTTCCTATACGCCAAATGAGAAACTAGAAATCGCAAAAAGATATCTCATACCTCAAGAGATCAAAAAACATGGTCTGAAGCGAAGTGAACTTTCCATTTCCAAGCCGGCTCTTGAAGCGATCATAGAAAAATATACAAGAGAAGCCGGAGTGAGGAACTTGCGAAGAAGAATAGCCGATATCGTTCGTAAAGCGGCAAAAGAGTTGTTGGAAAATCCGGATCTCCATAAGGTTTCGGTCTCATTGAAAAATCTCAATAAATATCTGGAAAAACCGGTTTTTGAAATCGAAGCGATAGAAAAAGAACCGCAAATCGGTGTTGTCAACGGTCTTGCATGGACCGCTGTCGGAGGCGATGTTTTGAAAATAGAATCCATAAAAATAAAAGGCAAAGGCGGTCTGCAGCTCACAGGGAGCTTGGGTGATGTGATGAAAGAGTCGGCTCGTATTGCCTATAGCGTTGTCAAAGTGCTCATCGATCAGGGGAAAATCGAGATTGATCAAGAAGTGATACCAAAAACGGCAAAAGAGAGAGAAGAGAAGGTAAAAGTCGATCCAAGCGAAGTGTACAGACGCTATGATATCCATCTTCATATTCCAGAGGGTGCAACGCCAAAAGATGGACCAAGTGCCGGCATTACCATGGCTACTTCGATTGCTTCACTTTTGAGTGAAAGAAGAGTAAGAAACGATGTGGCAATGACAGGTGAGCTTACATTGACAGGAAAAGTTCTCCCTATCGGAGGGCTTAAGGAAAAGTTGATTGCTGCCTATAAAGCGAAAATCAAAAAAGTTTTGATTCCAAGAAAAAATTACGATAGAGATTTAGATGAGATTCCGGCTGAAGTTCTGAGCAGCATGGATATAGTTCCTGTTTCAAATATAGAAGAGGTTTTAAAAGAGGCGATTATTTAA
- a CDS encoding outer membrane protein assembly factor BamD, translated as MKKQVVCIATLALLFAGCSSKNISEYNKPDIYWYQKMVRYVSSSDLDKADEYFTSLQSEHFSSPLLKEAMLIMAQAHMDNEEYLMAKYYLDEFIKRYGNDRNVAFAKFLKIKASFLAFKNINRDQKLLQDTIAEAESYKKEYIQNEYMPMVDTMLTKLYMAQYVLNEEIAALYERRGKMKAAKIYRERVKHSWLKKDEIDVPTNWYDYLINW; from the coding sequence ATGAAGAAACAAGTTGTTTGCATTGCTACATTGGCGCTTCTTTTCGCTGGGTGTTCATCTAAAAATATAAGTGAATATAATAAACCAGATATCTACTGGTATCAAAAGATGGTTCGTTATGTCAGCAGTTCTGACCTTGACAAAGCAGATGAGTATTTTACGTCACTGCAAAGCGAACACTTTTCCTCTCCGCTTCTCAAAGAAGCGATGCTTATTATGGCGCAGGCTCATATGGATAATGAAGAATATCTGATGGCGAAATACTATCTTGATGAGTTCATCAAACGTTACGGCAATGATAGAAATGTTGCGTTTGCTAAGTTTTTGAAAATCAAAGCCTCTTTTTTGGCCTTTAAAAACATAAATCGTGACCAAAAACTTCTTCAAGATACCATAGCTGAAGCCGAAAGCTACAAAAAAGAGTATATACAAAACGAGTATATGCCGATGGTGGATACCATGCTAACAAAACTTTATATGGCCCAATATGTTTTGAATGAAGAGATTGCGGCGCTTTATGAAAGAAGAGGGAAAATGAAAGCAGCGAAAATATACCGAGAACGGGTTAAACACTCATGGTTGAAAAAAGATGAGATTGACGTGCCGACAAACTGGTATGATTATCTCATAAACTGGTAA
- a CDS encoding pyrroline-5-carboxylate reductase gives MVSIIGYGAMAKAILQGLLRHGIEVEVVGRDEEKLQKIQKEFHISVQSLQNYDITDKTIILAVKPYALKDVANQVKGKAELLISILAGISLNKLYKIPAQKYVRAMPNLAAIKQASITAITGDRDKRAIELIEKIGKVVWVENEKELDIATAIAGSGPAFLALAAEAMADGGVLCGLKRDIAYELVSGLFQSYAAISEKHPALIKDKVMSPAGTTAAGYKALEENGVRNGFMEAILQAFKRTQQ, from the coding sequence ATGGTTTCGATCATCGGTTATGGGGCTATGGCAAAAGCTATTTTGCAAGGCCTCTTGCGTCATGGCATCGAAGTTGAAGTAGTAGGAAGAGATGAAGAGAAACTACAAAAAATACAAAAAGAGTTTCATATATCCGTACAATCTCTTCAAAACTACGATATCACTGACAAAACAATCATCCTAGCCGTCAAACCGTATGCTTTGAAAGATGTGGCAAACCAAGTGAAAGGAAAAGCGGAACTTCTTATATCCATACTCGCTGGTATATCTTTAAACAAACTCTATAAAATCCCGGCGCAAAAATATGTTCGGGCTATGCCAAATCTTGCGGCAATCAAACAAGCCTCCATTACGGCAATTACAGGAGACAGAGACAAAAGAGCTATTGAACTCATCGAAAAAATAGGAAAAGTCGTCTGGGTTGAAAATGAAAAGGAACTTGATATCGCTACAGCAATTGCCGGAAGCGGCCCGGCATTTTTGGCTCTTGCAGCTGAAGCCATGGCGGATGGAGGGGTTCTGTGCGGACTCAAGCGAGATATCGCTTATGAACTGGTCTCTGGACTTTTTCAAAGTTATGCTGCTATCAGCGAAAAGCATCCAGCTTTGATCAAAGACAAGGTCATGAGTCCAGCCGGCACAACTGCAGCTGGATACAAAGCGTTGGAGGAAAATGGAGTGAGAAATGGGTTTATGGAAGCCATTCTTCAAGCATTTAAGAGGACTCAGCAATGA
- a CDS encoding type II secretion system protein, with product MRQGFTLLELIFALVVISIVMLGIPGLFKQTANQAQETLKLEAVTQAYRSIGTALSYPWDEHSRDENLSRSLILDVSNFADPELARETNTSRYRRGNFNEKVTRIFYPTKTYATLGKEIGESKIDDLDDYNGHLEQISKVSNRMGMILNIDLNYSVYYIRDSANYSTRSLSITISPLSIENNSTNIKLIEVNASLPDVNNEYIILRAFSCNIGEPKIAYKDLTH from the coding sequence GTGAGACAAGGGTTTACGCTCCTAGAACTCATTTTTGCCCTTGTCGTCATTTCCATTGTGATGCTTGGCATTCCCGGACTCTTTAAACAGACGGCAAATCAGGCGCAAGAAACATTGAAACTCGAAGCCGTTACGCAAGCCTATCGAAGTATCGGAACGGCCCTTAGCTATCCGTGGGACGAACACAGCCGTGACGAGAATCTCTCTCGATCACTCATTTTGGATGTGAGCAATTTTGCAGATCCAGAACTTGCAAGAGAGACCAACACCTCCCGGTATAGAAGAGGGAACTTCAATGAAAAAGTCACAAGAATTTTTTATCCTACAAAAACATATGCCACGTTAGGTAAAGAAATTGGAGAGAGTAAAATAGATGATCTGGATGACTATAACGGACATCTTGAACAAATCTCTAAGGTATCGAATAGAATGGGAATGATTTTAAATATCGATCTTAATTATAGTGTTTATTATATCAGAGATTCAGCTAATTATTCGACAAGATCTCTTTCAATAACTATCTCTCCTCTATCAATAGAAAATAACTCAACAAATATCAAACTTATTGAGGTTAATGCTTCTTTACCCGATGTTAATAACGAATATATTATTCTCCGCGCTTTTAGTTGTAATATTGGTGAGCCAAAGATTGCTTATAAGGATTTAACACATTGA
- a CDS encoding type IV pilin protein, with product MKKAFTLIELILVLVIVGIIASIGSDIVFKAYENYILSKEISAATYKTDVALEQIAKRLEHRIPFSGVAIKDETHSNDIISLTSDTNMSLKYQILAWIGKAYEARRGSWNGYINKPGWSGFIDLKDSNETKLFTKGDNLIQATNIIFDLSNGDVNLSKDYNGGIIFPTIPYNVDIVTAYGWKMPQGENPTHIFPVNVTGMNEFTFYPYGPKRDRIYEHYYLAWSAYAVVPEDNGDGTYTVRLYYNFRPWKGETYQDGDSSVLIDKATIFNFRRDGKAIELRLCAHSDLNTSEIEANICGKKVVF from the coding sequence TTGAAAAAAGCTTTCACTCTCATTGAACTCATTCTTGTACTTGTAATTGTCGGTATCATAGCCTCGATAGGTTCAGATATTGTTTTTAAGGCATATGAAAACTATATCCTTTCAAAAGAGATTTCAGCAGCAACCTATAAAACGGATGTTGCATTGGAACAGATTGCCAAAAGACTTGAGCACCGCATACCATTTAGCGGAGTTGCTATAAAAGATGAAACCCATAGTAACGATATCATTTCATTAACAAGCGATACAAATATGTCTTTAAAATATCAAATCCTTGCCTGGATAGGAAAAGCGTATGAAGCAAGACGTGGCTCATGGAATGGATACATAAACAAGCCCGGATGGAGCGGCTTTATTGATTTAAAAGATAGCAATGAAACAAAACTTTTTACAAAAGGCGATAATCTTATACAGGCAACAAATATTATTTTTGATCTTTCTAATGGGGATGTAAATCTTTCAAAAGATTACAATGGTGGCATAATTTTTCCTACAATACCATACAATGTAGATATAGTTACTGCTTATGGTTGGAAAATGCCACAAGGAGAAAATCCTACACATATTTTTCCTGTCAACGTCACAGGAATGAATGAATTTACTTTTTATCCTTATGGGCCAAAACGAGATAGAATCTATGAGCACTACTATCTTGCATGGAGTGCCTATGCAGTGGTTCCTGAAGATAACGGAGATGGCACCTATACTGTAAGACTCTACTACAATTTCCGTCCGTGGAAAGGAGAAACCTATCAGGATGGAGACAGTTCGGTTTTAATCGACAAAGCAACTATTTTCAATTTTCGCCGAGACGGAAAGGCTATAGAGCTTCGACTTTGCGCGCATTCTGATCTCAATACCTCTGAAATCGAAGCAAATATCTGTGGGAAAAAGGTTGTCTTTTGA
- the hpf gene encoding ribosome hibernation-promoting factor, HPF/YfiA family produces MDYLHIYGKNFDLTDPIKTYIQDAADSLMKLNLDITGINATVSADERNGKKGFTFEFDIHVAKKGNVVITQKDKDVYAAIDLALARAKKVLRRYADKIKNHKNISLEEIMAAPMIEEEIQEALNYTDEIVPTPFDIDKPVTIEEAAEILKNSNKHFIVFEDKSGKTRVLYKRTDGKLGLY; encoded by the coding sequence ATGGACTATTTGCATATCTATGGCAAAAATTTTGATCTCACCGATCCTATCAAAACATACATTCAAGACGCAGCAGATTCATTGATGAAGCTCAATCTCGATATTACAGGCATCAATGCAACCGTTTCGGCTGACGAGCGAAACGGGAAAAAAGGCTTTACCTTTGAATTTGACATTCATGTGGCAAAAAAAGGAAATGTAGTTATCACACAAAAAGACAAAGATGTCTACGCTGCTATCGACCTTGCTCTTGCACGTGCAAAAAAAGTACTTCGACGATACGCAGACAAAATCAAAAACCACAAAAATATCTCCTTGGAAGAGATCATGGCAGCGCCTATGATTGAAGAAGAGATTCAAGAAGCGCTCAACTACACTGATGAAATCGTTCCGACACCGTTTGATATCGATAAACCTGTTACCATCGAAGAAGCGGCTGAGATTTTGAAAAACTCTAACAAACATTTCATTGTTTTTGAGGACAAATCCGGAAAGACAAGAGTCCTTTATAAACGAACAGACGGAAAACTAGGTCTATACTAA